The proteins below come from a single Rosa rugosa chromosome 2, drRosRugo1.1, whole genome shotgun sequence genomic window:
- the LOC133730938 gene encoding uncharacterized protein LOC133730938 produces the protein MHAWRLVKGILPTRAALAKRVQLPDVRCVYCSNGVEDSLHLFKNCEALKAFWKHGSLNLQPGKHPTTLLDIWFWDMINALDGENLEYFLMALWVVWMERNNMVWKGSYFNIINMHAWATSFLNDYKKLHERQGRKARRAPIKWTCPPRGRLKINIDGSFCVETGSGGVGVVVRNYEGMCMATFARTVQYAESAIHMEAEALKAGLLIAIQQDWKEIEVESDCVNLVSALHVDGDDFSDIGRILDNYRRYVNAFNFFNFQHICCEANGVANRLALLARCGNLDEFCLEETPVIIQDVLYEDQCNLSYVARGSVG, from the exons ATGCACGCATGGCGTTTGGTCAAGGGAATCTTACCTACTAGAGCTGCCCTAGCTAAGAGGGTCCAGCTCCCAGATGTGAGATGTGTGTATTGCTCTAATGGCGTGGAAGATAGTTtgcatttgttcaaaaactGTGAAGCATTGAAGGCTTTCTGGAAGCATGGATCGTTGAATTTACAACCTGGTAAGCACCCCACTACTCTTCTTGATATTTGGTTTTGGGACATGATTAATGCACTTGATGGTGAGAATCTTGAATATTTCTTGATGGCCCTTTGGGTGGTTTGGATGGAACGAAACAACATGGTCTGGAAGGGTTCTTATTTTAACATCATTAACATGCATGCATGGGCTACTTCATTCCTTAATGACTACAAAAAATTACACGAACGTCAAGGACGTAAGGCGAGGAGGGCTCCCATCAAGTGGACTTGTCCACCACGGGGAAGGCTAAAAATTAATATAGATGGGAGTTTTTGTGTTGAAACAGGCTCTGGAGGTGTGGGTGTTGTGGTTAGAAATTATGAAGGGATGTGCATGGCTACCTTTGCAAGAACGGTCCAATATGCAGAGTCTGCAATTCATATGGAAGCAGAAGCCCTTAAAGCAGGGTTGTTGATTGCAATTCAACAGGATTGGAAAGAAATTGAAGTTGAAAGTGATTGTGTGAACTTGGTGAGTGCATTACATGTTGATGGAGATGATTTTTCGGACATTGGAAGGATCTTGGATAACTATAGAAGGTATGTTAATGCATTTAATTTCTTTAACTTTCAACATATATGTTGCGAAGCAAATGGTGTGGCCAATAGATTAGCTCTTCTTGCTAGATGTGGGAATTTAGATGAATTTTGTTTAGAGGAGACGCCTGTTAtcattcaggatgttctctatgaggatcaaTGTAATCTTTCTTATGTAGCTCGAGGTTCAG TTGGTTAA